One part of the Streptomyces ferrugineus genome encodes these proteins:
- a CDS encoding CTP synthase: MPPAAFRRNAATTTKHIFVTGGVASSLGKGLTASSLGMLLKARGLRVVMQKLDPYLNVDPGTMNPFQHGEVFVTNDGAETDLDIGHYERFLDRDLDGSANVTTGQVYSTVIAKERRGEYLGDTVQVIPHITNEIKHRIRRMATDEVDVVITEVGGTVGDIESLPFLETVRQVRHEVGRDNVFVVHISLLPYIGPSGELKTKPTQHSVAALRNIGIQPDAIVLRCDREVPTAIKRKISLMCDVDEAAVVACPDARSIYDIPKTVHGEGLDAYVVRKLDLPFRDVDWTTWDDLLDRVHNPDHEITLALVGKYIDLPDAYLSVTEALRAGGFANKARVKIKWVTSDDCKTPAGAKQQLADVDGICIPGGFGDRGVLGKVGAIKYARENRIPLLGLCLGLQCIVIEAARHLADISDANSTEFDPATSHPVISTMAEQLDIVAGEGDMGGTMRLGMYPAKLAEGSIVREVYDGKEYVEERHRHRYEVNNAYRAELEKKAGIQFSGTSPDGKLVEYVEYPREVHPYLVATQAHPELRSRPTRPHPLFAGLVKASVERKNSK, from the coding sequence ATGCCGCCCGCTGCTTTTCGACGCAATGCAGCCACGACGACCAAGCACATCTTCGTCACCGGGGGTGTCGCCTCCTCGCTCGGCAAGGGCCTGACGGCCTCCAGCCTCGGCATGCTGCTCAAGGCACGGGGTCTGCGTGTGGTGATGCAGAAGCTGGACCCGTACCTCAATGTCGACCCTGGCACGATGAACCCCTTCCAGCACGGTGAGGTGTTCGTCACCAACGACGGCGCCGAGACCGATCTGGACATCGGCCACTACGAGCGGTTCCTCGACCGCGATCTGGACGGCTCGGCGAACGTCACCACCGGCCAGGTGTACTCGACCGTGATCGCCAAGGAGCGGCGCGGCGAGTACCTCGGCGACACCGTGCAGGTCATCCCGCACATCACCAACGAGATCAAGCACCGCATCCGCCGCATGGCGACCGACGAGGTCGACGTCGTGATCACGGAGGTCGGCGGCACGGTCGGCGACATCGAGTCGCTGCCGTTCCTGGAGACCGTCCGCCAGGTCCGGCACGAGGTCGGCCGGGACAACGTCTTTGTGGTCCATATCTCCCTCCTGCCCTACATCGGACCCTCGGGAGAGCTGAAGACGAAGCCGACCCAGCACTCGGTTGCGGCCCTGCGGAACATCGGTATTCAGCCAGACGCGATCGTGCTGCGCTGCGACCGTGAGGTGCCCACCGCGATCAAGCGCAAGATCTCCCTGATGTGCGACGTCGACGAGGCCGCCGTGGTCGCCTGCCCCGACGCCCGCTCCATCTACGACATCCCGAAGACAGTGCACGGCGAGGGCCTGGACGCCTATGTCGTCCGCAAGCTGGACCTGCCGTTCCGCGACGTGGACTGGACGACCTGGGACGACCTGCTCGACCGCGTCCACAACCCCGACCACGAGATCACCCTCGCGCTGGTCGGCAAGTACATCGACCTGCCCGACGCCTACCTCTCGGTCACCGAGGCGCTGCGCGCGGGCGGCTTCGCCAACAAGGCCCGCGTGAAGATCAAGTGGGTCACCTCCGACGACTGCAAGACCCCGGCCGGCGCCAAGCAGCAGCTCGCCGACGTGGACGGCATCTGCATCCCGGGCGGCTTCGGCGACCGCGGTGTGCTCGGCAAGGTCGGCGCGATCAAGTACGCCCGCGAGAACAGGATCCCGCTGCTCGGCCTGTGCCTGGGCCTGCAGTGCATCGTGATCGAGGCGGCCCGCCACCTCGCCGACATCTCCGACGCCAACTCCACCGAGTTCGACCCGGCCACCTCCCACCCGGTCATCTCCACCATGGCCGAGCAGCTCGACATCGTCGCCGGTGAGGGCGATATGGGCGGCACCATGCGGCTCGGCATGTACCCGGCCAAGCTGGCCGAGGGCTCCATCGTGCGCGAGGTGTACGACGGCAAGGAGTACGTCGAGGAGCGGCACCGTCACCGGTACGAGGTCAACAACGCCTACCGCGCGGAGCTGGAGAAGAAGGCGGGCATCCAGTTCTCCGGCACGTCGCCCGACGGCAAGCTCGTCGAGTACGTGGAGTACCCGCGCGAGGTCCACCCCTACCTGGTGGCCACGCAGGCCCACCCCGAGCTGCGCTCGCGCCCGACGCGCCCGCACCCGCTGTTCGCGGGCCTCGTGAAGGCCTCGGTCGAGCGCAAGAATTCGAAGTAA
- a CDS encoding NUDIX domain-containing protein, with protein MTIKDTPEEWEIRATDTPFVGNKTSVRTDDVVMPDGSVVRRDYQVHPGSVAVLALDEEDRVLLIRQYRHPVRQKLWEIPAGLLDVPGENPLHAAQRELYEEAHVKAEDWRVLTDVYTTPGGCDEAVRIFLARDLSEADGERFEVEDEEADLEHARVPVDELARAVLAGELHNNCLVVGVLSLVAARASGGLGGLRSAEAAWPARPFEA; from the coding sequence ATGACGATCAAGGACACCCCCGAGGAGTGGGAGATCCGGGCGACGGACACCCCCTTCGTGGGCAACAAGACCTCCGTCCGCACGGACGACGTGGTCATGCCCGACGGTTCGGTCGTACGGCGCGACTACCAGGTCCACCCCGGCTCGGTGGCCGTCCTCGCCCTCGACGAGGAGGACCGGGTCCTGCTCATCCGGCAGTACCGCCACCCGGTGCGGCAGAAGCTGTGGGAGATCCCGGCCGGCCTGCTGGACGTCCCCGGCGAGAACCCGCTGCACGCCGCCCAGCGCGAGCTGTACGAGGAGGCGCACGTCAAGGCCGAGGACTGGCGGGTGCTGACCGACGTCTACACCACCCCCGGCGGCTGCGACGAGGCCGTACGGATCTTCCTCGCCCGCGATCTGTCCGAGGCCGACGGAGAGCGCTTCGAGGTGGAGGACGAGGAGGCCGACCTGGAGCACGCGCGCGTGCCGGTCGACGAGCTGGCCCGGGCCGTGCTCGCGGGCGAGCTGCACAACAACTGCCTTGTCGTCGGTGTGCTGTCGCTGGTCGCCGCGCGGGCCTCCGGCGGTCTTGGCGGGTTGCGGTCGGCGGAGGCGGCGTGGCCGGCGCGGCCGTTCGAGGCGTGA
- a CDS encoding FAD-binding oxidoreductase, producing MASHSKAGAALAALREDLAGDVFAPGDVGYDDARVVFNTMIDRRPAVIAQCVDEDDVVRAVRFGRELDLNIAVRGGGHSVAGMALNDNGLVVDLRHMRAVTVHPAAEAVRIAGGATMSDLDRATQPYGLATTGGRASTTGVGGFVLGGGTGWLDRWCGLAVDNLLGVELVTADGSRVHANADENPDLFWALHGGGGNFGIATALTLKLHELPEFAVALLLFRPESGPDAVRTFRDVIESGPDEVSGGVLYFTGPPEEFVPPSLVGARVCGVLMTYAGAEQDMRKYAEPLLALEHEAEIVGAMPYADVQCMIDDPPGMRHYWSAEYLTGAPDDLVDVYCAAGRSVPVPTGTQHVLLPQGGAIAAGPHEYPVPYRDAPWAVHPYGMWQDPADDERCVRWVRDVRAEVRPWSSGAVYLNFIGDEGAERVVAGLGAENTRRLADLKRRYDPDNVFRFNHNIRPA from the coding sequence ATGGCTTCCCACTCGAAGGCGGGCGCGGCCCTCGCCGCGTTGCGCGAGGATCTCGCCGGTGATGTGTTCGCCCCCGGGGACGTCGGTTACGACGACGCCCGGGTGGTCTTCAACACCATGATCGACCGTCGTCCTGCGGTGATCGCCCAGTGCGTGGACGAGGACGACGTCGTACGGGCCGTGCGCTTCGGCCGCGAGCTGGACCTCAACATCGCGGTCCGCGGCGGCGGGCACAGCGTGGCGGGCATGGCGCTGAACGACAACGGTCTGGTCGTCGACCTGCGCCATATGCGCGCGGTCACCGTCCACCCCGCGGCCGAGGCGGTACGGATCGCGGGCGGCGCCACGATGAGCGACCTGGACCGCGCCACCCAGCCGTACGGCCTGGCCACCACCGGCGGCCGGGCCTCGACCACCGGAGTCGGCGGCTTCGTCCTCGGCGGCGGCACGGGCTGGCTGGACCGCTGGTGCGGGCTCGCCGTGGACAATCTGCTCGGCGTGGAGCTGGTCACCGCCGACGGCAGCCGGGTCCACGCGAACGCGGACGAGAACCCCGACCTGTTCTGGGCCCTGCACGGGGGCGGCGGCAACTTCGGCATCGCCACCGCGCTCACGCTGAAGCTGCACGAGCTGCCCGAGTTCGCCGTCGCGCTGCTGCTGTTCCGGCCGGAGTCCGGACCCGATGCCGTGCGCACCTTCCGCGACGTGATCGAGTCCGGCCCCGACGAGGTGAGCGGCGGGGTGCTGTACTTCACCGGGCCGCCCGAGGAGTTCGTACCGCCGTCCCTGGTCGGCGCGCGGGTGTGCGGTGTGCTGATGACGTACGCCGGTGCCGAGCAGGACATGCGCAAGTACGCCGAACCGCTGCTGGCGCTGGAGCACGAGGCGGAGATCGTCGGAGCCATGCCGTACGCCGACGTGCAGTGCATGATCGACGACCCGCCCGGCATGCGGCACTACTGGTCGGCGGAGTACCTGACGGGCGCGCCGGACGACCTCGTCGACGTCTACTGCGCGGCCGGGCGGTCCGTGCCGGTGCCGACCGGCACCCAGCACGTGCTGCTGCCGCAGGGCGGCGCCATCGCCGCGGGACCGCACGAGTACCCGGTGCCCTACCGGGACGCGCCCTGGGCGGTGCATCCCTACGGCATGTGGCAGGACCCGGCGGACGACGAGCGGTGCGTGCGGTGGGTGCGTGACGTGCGCGCCGAGGTCCGGCCGTGGAGCAGCGGCGCGGTCTATCTGAACTTCATCGGCGACGAGGGCGCGGAGCGGGTGGTGGCCGGTCTGGGTGCCGAGAACACGCGAAGGCTCGCGGATCTCAAGCGCCGCTACGACCCGGACAACGTCTTCCGGTTCAACCACAACATCAGGCCGGCCTGA
- a CDS encoding ParA family protein has product MPVRGQGPTGFEAVGSVAVRTFAAHQSHPTPQAVTQPAHMSMDGHHVNAMAGDGSGAPHNHFADYDELPEGHFYDPDAEYEPDPEYAATLAPDAARQRRERIGPTGRPLPYFPIPGPLTDHGPAKIIAMCNQKGGVGKTTSTINLGAALAEYGRRVLLVDFDPQGALSVGLGVNPMELDLTVYNLLMERGMSADEVLLKTAVPNMDLLPSNIDLSAAEVQLVSEVARESTLQRALKPLLPDYDFIVIDCQPSLGLLTVNALTAAHKVIVPLECEFFALRGVALLTETIEKVQERLNPELELDGILATMYDSRTVHSREVLARVVEAFDDHVYHTVIGRTVRFPETTVAGEPITTYASNSVGAAAYRQLAREVLARCHAE; this is encoded by the coding sequence ATGCCGGTACGGGGCCAGGGCCCCACGGGGTTCGAGGCTGTCGGCTCCGTCGCGGTGCGCACCTTCGCAGCCCACCAGAGTCACCCGACCCCCCAAGCGGTGACCCAGCCAGCACACATGAGCATGGATGGCCATCACGTGAACGCCATGGCCGGCGACGGAAGTGGCGCGCCCCACAACCACTTCGCCGACTACGACGAACTGCCCGAAGGGCACTTCTACGACCCCGACGCGGAGTACGAGCCCGACCCCGAGTACGCGGCCACGCTCGCGCCCGACGCTGCCCGCCAGCGCCGCGAGCGCATCGGCCCGACCGGGCGCCCGCTGCCGTACTTCCCGATTCCGGGCCCGCTGACGGACCACGGCCCCGCGAAGATCATCGCGATGTGCAACCAGAAGGGCGGCGTCGGCAAGACGACGTCGACCATCAACCTGGGTGCTGCGCTCGCGGAATACGGACGCCGGGTCCTGCTCGTCGACTTCGACCCCCAGGGCGCGCTCTCGGTCGGTCTCGGCGTCAACCCGATGGAGCTCGACCTCACCGTCTACAACCTGCTCATGGAGCGGGGCATGTCGGCGGACGAGGTGCTCCTGAAGACGGCGGTGCCCAACATGGACCTGCTGCCGAGCAACATCGACCTGTCGGCCGCCGAGGTCCAGCTGGTCAGCGAGGTCGCGCGCGAGTCGACGCTGCAGCGCGCCCTGAAGCCGCTGCTGCCCGACTACGACTTCATCGTGATCGACTGCCAGCCCTCGCTCGGCCTGCTCACGGTGAACGCGCTGACGGCCGCCCACAAGGTGATCGTGCCGCTGGAGTGCGAGTTCTTCGCGCTGCGTGGTGTGGCGCTGCTGACCGAGACCATCGAGAAGGTCCAGGAGCGGCTCAACCCGGAGCTGGAGCTCGACGGCATCCTCGCCACGATGTACGACTCGCGCACCGTGCACAGCCGTGAGGTGCTCGCGCGTGTCGTCGAGGCGTTCGACGACCACGTCTACCACACGGTCATCGGGCGCACGGTCCGCTTCCCGGAGACCACGGTCGCCGGCGAGCCGATCACCACCTACGCCTCCAACTCCGTCGGTGCCGCCGCCTACCGCCAGCTCGCCAGGGAGGTGCTCGCCCGGTGTCACGCCGAGTGA
- a CDS encoding glycoside hydrolase family 15 protein: MAGRIEDYALIGDMQTAALVCRDGTVDWLCLPRFDSHAIFAGLLGTEEHGFWRLGPAHASDSPPPTAARRSYRGDSLILESEWDTPRGTVRVIDFMPPRDGAPQLIRIVEGVSGRVPMRSALRMRFSYGRVVPWVHKHDGRTVAVAGPDSVWYDTERETYGKSLTTYSDFTVAPGDRYAFTISWQPSHKEPPPLPEPETSLEATEDFWREWVEHCTYHGPYREAVIRSLITLKALTYAPTGGIVAAPTTSLPEEIGGVRNWDYRYTWLRDAAITLSSLLRTGYREEARSWREWLLRAVAGDPENLQIMYGIAGERELGEAELDWLPGYESSAPVRVGNGAAHQLQLDVYGEVTEALHLAHMTGLARNDYASLLQLKLIRYLEDHWQEPDEGIWEVRGPRRHFVHSKVMAWVAVDRTIKLIESGDADGPLERWKELRDEIHRDVCEKGYDKERNTFTQSYGSKELDASLLLIPQMGFLPPDDKRVIGTIEAIQRELSTSDGFILRYPTEGESTGVDGLPGDEGAFLACSFWMADDLAMIGRVDEARKLFEKLLSLRNDLGLLAEEWDPRLQRQVGNFPQAFSHVPLIDTALRLTASGAYGG, translated from the coding sequence GTGGCCGGGCGCATCGAAGACTACGCACTCATCGGAGACATGCAGACCGCCGCACTGGTCTGCCGGGACGGCACGGTGGACTGGCTGTGCCTGCCCCGCTTCGACTCGCATGCCATCTTCGCCGGCCTGCTGGGCACCGAGGAACACGGCTTCTGGCGGCTCGGCCCCGCACACGCCTCCGACTCCCCACCGCCCACCGCGGCCCGGCGCAGCTACCGCGGCGACTCCCTGATCCTGGAGTCCGAGTGGGACACGCCACGCGGCACGGTCCGGGTGATCGACTTCATGCCCCCGCGTGACGGCGCGCCCCAGCTGATCCGCATCGTGGAGGGCGTCTCGGGCCGGGTGCCGATGCGCTCGGCCCTCAGGATGCGTTTCTCCTACGGCCGGGTCGTGCCGTGGGTGCACAAGCACGACGGGCGCACGGTCGCCGTCGCCGGCCCGGACTCGGTCTGGTACGACACCGAGCGCGAGACGTACGGCAAGTCGCTGACCACGTACTCCGACTTCACGGTCGCGCCCGGCGACCGCTACGCGTTCACCATCTCCTGGCAGCCCTCGCACAAGGAGCCGCCGCCGCTGCCGGAGCCGGAGACCTCGCTGGAGGCGACGGAGGACTTCTGGCGGGAGTGGGTCGAGCACTGCACGTACCACGGCCCCTACCGCGAGGCGGTGATCCGCTCGCTGATCACGCTGAAGGCGCTGACGTACGCCCCGACGGGCGGCATCGTCGCCGCGCCCACCACCTCGCTGCCGGAGGAGATCGGCGGCGTGCGCAACTGGGACTACCGCTACACCTGGCTGCGCGACGCGGCGATCACCCTGTCCTCGCTGCTGCGCACCGGCTACCGCGAGGAGGCCCGCTCCTGGCGGGAGTGGCTGCTGCGGGCGGTCGCGGGCGACCCGGAGAACCTGCAGATCATGTACGGCATCGCCGGCGAGCGCGAGCTGGGCGAGGCCGAGCTGGACTGGCTGCCCGGCTACGAGAGCTCCGCGCCGGTGCGGGTCGGCAACGGCGCCGCGCACCAGCTCCAGCTCGACGTGTACGGCGAGGTCACCGAGGCCCTGCACCTGGCGCACATGACGGGCCTGGCCCGCAACGACTACGCCTCCCTGCTCCAGCTCAAGCTCATCCGCTACCTGGAGGACCACTGGCAGGAGCCGGACGAGGGCATCTGGGAGGTGCGCGGCCCGCGCCGCCACTTCGTGCACTCCAAGGTGATGGCCTGGGTCGCCGTCGACCGCACCATCAAGCTGATCGAGTCCGGTGACGCGGACGGCCCGCTGGAGCGCTGGAAGGAACTGCGCGACGAGATCCACCGGGACGTGTGCGAGAAGGGCTACGACAAGGAGCGCAACACCTTCACGCAGTCGTACGGCTCCAAGGAACTGGACGCCTCGCTGCTGCTGATCCCGCAGATGGGCTTCCTGCCGCCGGACGACAAGCGCGTCATCGGCACCATCGAGGCGATCCAGCGCGAGCTGTCCACCTCGGACGGCTTCATCCTGCGCTACCCCACGGAGGGCGAGAGCACCGGCGTCGACGGCCTCCCCGGCGACGAGGGCGCCTTCCTCGCCTGCTCGTTCTGGATGGCGGACGACCTGGCGATGATCGGCCGCGTCGACGAGGCCCGCAAGCTGTTCGAGAAGCTGCTGTCGCTGCGCAACGACCTCGGTCTGCTGGCCGAGGAGTGGGACCCGCGCCTGCAGCGCCAGGTCGGCAACTTCCCGCAGGCCTTCAGCCACGTCCCGCTGATCGACACGGCCCTGCGGCTGACGGCGTCCGGCGCATACGGCGGCTGA
- a CDS encoding tetratricopeptide repeat protein has product MTDQVVDTDGVQASARTLDAHQFLGRTRELKELRADIERAGLDTLSGRKAPRARVLLIAGRPGSGRTALAEELARQVADRYADGVLRARLTDPDGTPVPVGRTARELLVALDRPTPPGAAEDDLTAALREALADRRVLLLLDDAAEAGQVDALLPDSPECLAVAVSGGPLTGISDVRPCTLGGLDTKSAVELLSRHAGSVRITVDPRAAEGLVEVCQGQPAALMLAGGWLAARPKAAVADLAKHLRAEGEEGTPLSRVFRLAYAGLPTPAARILRLLSLAPGGLVDPHTASALAGCSVDGAHTTLDDFVALGLLHAVDSPLPQYEVPACLHPLLTSLTETQDRPSELQLARARMLERTVRLLQSCRTITETDSPETRQKLLGMPRALRFPNPRAAADWLDIRRPALLASARAAVADGELDTLARRLMSQLVRALVTHFGTQAAAPELYDVHSLVLDVAERRNLPREKAAALLNLGDLDARTGRTREALARFRAALDAGRDGNDPYAAGRAMESVGGAHLELGDYDRAADWFGRALAQRLARAERADAARLYGRIAEAHTYAGRYGEAQRNWRAAVSGHRKNGDVAGHARALSELARVQEYAGRPEESLRTCQEAVDWARRAEDPRLQGALYLRLADTLDRLGDPAAAQLHRGAAQRMLGEEPEGPDETESGPQQEVFEPEPEPSACEIRSASIED; this is encoded by the coding sequence GTGACGGATCAGGTGGTGGACACAGACGGCGTGCAGGCGTCGGCACGGACCTTGGACGCGCACCAATTCCTCGGCCGCACCCGCGAATTGAAGGAGCTCCGCGCCGACATCGAGCGCGCGGGCCTGGACACCCTCTCCGGCCGCAAGGCGCCACGCGCGCGCGTGCTGCTCATCGCGGGCCGCCCCGGCTCGGGCCGCACCGCGCTCGCCGAGGAGCTGGCACGCCAGGTGGCGGACCGCTATGCGGACGGCGTGCTGCGCGCCCGGCTCACCGACCCCGACGGCACCCCCGTCCCCGTCGGGCGCACCGCCCGCGAACTGCTCGTCGCCCTGGACCGGCCGACCCCGCCCGGCGCCGCCGAGGACGACCTGACCGCGGCGCTGCGCGAGGCCCTCGCCGACCGCCGGGTCCTGCTGCTGCTCGACGACGCGGCCGAGGCCGGCCAGGTCGACGCCCTGCTGCCGGACAGCCCGGAGTGCCTGGCCGTCGCCGTCTCCGGCGGTCCGCTGACCGGGATCTCGGACGTCAGGCCCTGCACGCTCGGCGGCCTCGACACCAAGTCGGCCGTGGAGCTGCTGTCCCGGCACGCCGGCTCGGTCCGCATCACCGTCGACCCGAGGGCCGCCGAGGGCCTGGTCGAGGTGTGCCAGGGGCAGCCCGCCGCGCTGATGCTGGCCGGCGGCTGGCTCGCCGCCCGGCCCAAGGCCGCCGTCGCCGACCTCGCCAAGCACCTGCGCGCCGAGGGCGAGGAGGGCACCCCGCTCAGCCGGGTCTTCCGCCTCGCCTACGCCGGTCTGCCGACCCCAGCCGCCCGCATACTGCGGCTGCTCTCCCTCGCCCCCGGCGGCCTCGTCGACCCGCACACCGCCTCCGCGCTGGCCGGCTGCTCGGTGGACGGCGCCCACACCACCCTGGACGACTTCGTCGCCCTCGGCCTGCTGCACGCCGTCGACTCGCCGCTGCCCCAGTACGAGGTCCCGGCCTGTCTGCACCCGCTCCTGACGTCCCTCACCGAGACCCAGGACCGCCCCTCCGAGCTGCAGCTCGCCCGCGCCCGGATGCTGGAGCGGACCGTACGGCTGCTGCAGTCCTGCCGGACGATCACCGAGACCGACAGCCCCGAGACCCGGCAGAAACTCCTCGGCATGCCGCGCGCCCTGCGCTTCCCCAACCCCCGGGCCGCCGCGGACTGGCTCGACATCCGCAGGCCCGCCCTGCTGGCCTCGGCCCGTGCGGCGGTCGCCGACGGGGAGCTGGACACCCTCGCCAGACGCCTGATGTCCCAGCTGGTCAGGGCCCTGGTCACGCATTTCGGCACCCAGGCCGCGGCCCCCGAGCTGTACGACGTCCACAGCCTGGTCCTCGATGTGGCCGAGCGCCGGAACCTGCCCCGAGAGAAGGCCGCGGCCCTGCTGAACCTCGGCGACCTCGACGCCCGGACCGGGCGCACCCGGGAGGCACTGGCGCGTTTTCGGGCCGCGCTGGACGCCGGACGGGACGGAAACGACCCGTACGCGGCCGGCCGTGCGATGGAATCCGTAGGCGGCGCCCACCTAGAGCTCGGTGACTACGACCGGGCGGCCGACTGGTTCGGGCGCGCGCTCGCCCAGCGGCTGGCCCGGGCCGAGCGGGCGGACGCCGCCCGGCTGTACGGCCGGATCGCCGAGGCGCACACCTACGCGGGCCGCTACGGCGAGGCGCAGCGGAACTGGCGGGCCGCGGTCTCCGGGCACCGCAAGAACGGCGATGTCGCGGGCCACGCGCGGGCGTTGAGCGAGCTGGCCCGGGTCCAGGAGTACGCCGGGCGGCCCGAGGAGTCGCTGCGCACCTGCCAGGAGGCGGTGGACTGGGCGCGGCGCGCCGAGGACCCACGGCTGCAGGGCGCCCTGTATCTGCGGCTCGCCGACACCCTGGACCGCCTCGGCGATCCCGCGGCGGCGCAGCTGCACCGGGGCGCGGCCCAGCGGATGCTGGGGGAGGAGCCCGAGGGCCCCGATGAGACCGAGTCTGGGCCCCAGCAAGAGGTTTTCGAGCCGGAACCGGAGCCTAGTGCCTGCGAAATCCGTAGTGCATCCATCGAAGATTGA
- the ald gene encoding alanine dehydrogenase — protein MIDVKVGIPREVKNNEFRVAITPAGVHELVRHGHQVVIEQGAGVGSSIPDEEYVAAGARILGTADEVWATADLLLKVKEPIAEEYHRLRKDQTLFTYLHLAASRECTDALVESGTTAIAYETVELPSRALPLLAPMSEVAGRLAPQVGAYHLMAANGGRGVLPGGVPGVVAGRAVVIGGGVSGWNAAQIAIGMGFHVTLLDKDINKLKEADKIFGTKIQTVVSNAFELEKACLEADLVIGAVLIPGAKAPKLVTNELVSRMKPGSVLVDIAIDQGGCFEDSRPTTHAEPTFPVHNSVFYCVANMPGAVPNTSTYALTNATLPYIVELANKGWVEALRRDPALARGLNTHDGKVVYREVAEAHGLEHVELESLLG, from the coding sequence GTGATCGACGTGAAGGTCGGCATCCCCCGCGAGGTCAAGAACAACGAGTTCCGGGTGGCCATCACCCCTGCCGGCGTGCACGAGCTGGTGCGCCACGGCCACCAGGTAGTCATCGAGCAGGGCGCCGGTGTCGGCTCGTCGATTCCGGACGAGGAGTACGTCGCCGCGGGCGCCCGGATCCTCGGCACCGCCGACGAGGTGTGGGCCACCGCCGACCTGCTGCTGAAGGTCAAGGAGCCCATCGCCGAGGAGTACCACCGCCTCCGCAAGGACCAGACGCTCTTCACCTATCTGCACCTGGCCGCCTCCAGGGAGTGCACGGACGCCCTCGTCGAGTCCGGCACCACGGCCATCGCCTACGAGACCGTCGAGCTGCCCTCCCGGGCCCTGCCGCTGCTCGCCCCGATGTCCGAGGTCGCCGGACGCCTGGCCCCGCAGGTCGGCGCCTACCACCTGATGGCCGCCAACGGCGGGCGCGGTGTGCTGCCCGGCGGTGTCCCGGGTGTGGTGGCCGGCCGGGCCGTCGTCATCGGCGGTGGCGTCTCCGGCTGGAACGCCGCGCAGATCGCCATCGGCATGGGCTTCCACGTCACCCTGCTCGACAAGGACATCAACAAGCTCAAGGAGGCGGACAAGATCTTCGGCACGAAGATCCAGACCGTCGTCTCCAACGCCTTCGAGCTGGAGAAGGCCTGCCTCGAGGCCGACCTCGTCATCGGCGCCGTCCTGATCCCGGGCGCCAAGGCCCCGAAGCTGGTCACCAACGAGCTGGTCTCCCGGATGAAGCCGGGAAGTGTCCTTGTCGACATCGCGATCGACCAGGGCGGCTGCTTCGAGGACTCCCGCCCGACGACCCACGCCGAGCCGACCTTCCCGGTCCACAACTCGGTCTTCTACTGCGTCGCCAACATGCCCGGCGCGGTGCCCAACACCTCCACCTACGCGCTCACCAACGCCACGCTGCCCTACATCGTCGAGCTCGCGAACAAGGGCTGGGTCGAGGCGCTGCGCCGTGACCCGGCGCTGGCCAGGGGCCTCAACACGCATGACGGCAAGGTGGTTTACCGGGAGGTCGCGGAGGCGCACGGACTGGAGCACGTGGAGCTCGAATCACTGCTCGGCTGA